CGTCCCCGGCGCCCGCGACACCTGGATCATCACCGTCCACGGCCTGGGCACCACGCGCGAGCACCCCATGGTCCTCATGGACTTCCTGCACCGCCACCGCTTCCCCGTGCTGGACCTCGCCTACCGCGGCGACCTCGGCGCCCCCCGCTCCCCGGACGGCCTCGGCCACCTCGGCGAGACGGAGTGGCGCGACCTGGACGCCGCGATCCGCTATGCCGTGCGCTACGGCGCGCAACGCGTCATCGTGCACGGCTGGTCGACCGGCGCCGCCATGGCCCTGCACGCGGCGGCCCATTCCGCTTTGCGGGACCGCATCTCCGGGCTCGTCCTCGACTCACCCGTCCTCGCCTGGGACGTGACGCTGCGTGCCCTCGCCGAGGCCCGCCGCATCCCCCGGCCCCTGCTCCCCCTCGCGGTCCGCGCCGCCCAGGGCCGCACCGGGCTGCACGGCGACCGCCTCGACACCGCCGCCCACCCCGAGGCGCTCAAGGTGCCCACGCTCCTGATGCACGGCCCCGACGACGAGATCGCCCCCTGGGCCCTGTCCCGCGAACTGGCCGCCCGGCGCCCCGACTTGGTCTCGCTGCACACGGTGGACAACGCCCCGCACGGAGCCATGTGGAACGCCGACCCGCAGACGTACGAGGAGACGCTCCGCCGCTTCCTCACCCCCCTCATGTAGCTCCGCACGGCTCCGTCATACGCACGGGACAGATGTGCAGGAAGGCCCGCGTAGACCCCCGGCGCACGCCGGTCCGCGGACCCTCCCGCGGCGCCCGCAAAGAGCCCCGAAACGATTCCGTTTGGGTTTTCGGACCGTCAACCGGAAGACTGCCCCCGTGACGTCCCGTATCCCGCGCGACTCCAGGCTCCGACTCGTCCGCCCGCGCACCCTCGCCGCCGCCCCCGTGCGGACCGACGGAGTGGTGACCCAGGCACGCCCGCCCCGCCCGGCGCCCCGCCCGCCGGAGGGCACCCCACCCCCGGCGGAACTGGCCCGCATGGCCCGCCGCGGCCTCGCCGACGCCGTCCGCGTGGCCCGCTGGGCCGACGCCGTCCTCAGCCCCGGCAGCGGCCACGGCACCCCCGACGGCAGGGGCGCCCTGTCCCCACCCACCGCCGAACGCGCGGCGGCCGACCTGGACCTGACCCCGCGACAGGTCCGCGCGGACTGGGACACCGCACGCCTCGCGGGCCTCGTCGAGGTGCACGGCGACAGCGCGCGCCCCGGCTGGCGCCTGCGCGCCTGGGACCGTGACGACACCGCCGTGCTGCGCGGCTGGGTCGCGCTCTTCGACGCCTGGTCCCTGGCCCACCCCGCCGACAAGAGCCTGGAGGCCGCCGCGGTCGCCGAGGTCGTCGAGGCGATGCCCCAGGTGCTCTCCCTCCTCCAGCTCTCGGCCGGCCCGGTCCCCGTACCGCAGCTCCTCGATCTGCTCGGCCAGCGCGTCGAGGAACTGCGCACGGAACGCTGCGAGATCCCCTACGGCCCGCAGCCCGAGCCCACCGACACCGCGACCGCCACCACCGGCACCACCCTCCCCCCGCTCCTCGACTGGGCCCTGCACGGCCTCGCCGCCGTCGGTGCCCTCACCTACGCCGACAGCCAGGCCACCCTCACGCCGCTCGGCAGCTGGGCGGTCTGGGTCAAGCTGGAGCAGATCTGCGTGGCCGCCCAGTCCCCGGCGGGCAACATCGAGCAGTCCGCCGATGCCATGCTCAGAGGCTGCGCACGGCTGCGCCCGAACGCGGCCCGCGCCGAATACCGCGCCTGGCTCGCCGCCCGCCCCGTCGGCAGCGCCGTCACCGAGCTGATCGCCGCCGCCCGCGGCGAGGACGCCCTGCTGCGCGGGCTCGCATTCGAGGCCCTGCGCGTCGTCGGAGCCCCCGCCGAGCCCGTCGTCCGGGCCGTCGCCGACGAGCCGCCCCTGCGCCCCTACGCGCTGCTGTGGCTCGCCGAGTACGAGGGAGCCGATCCCGAGGACGTCCACATGGTGCTGACCCGCGAGGAGACGACCTGGCTGTGGGTGGACACCGCGGCGGCCGTCGCGGACCACGGCGAGGCCCAGCTCCTCGTACGCCACCTGGAGTCCGCCGTGCAGCCCACCGTGCCGGCCCTCCTCGACGAGGTCCGGGCGGCCGGGCACCCGCGCACTGTCCAGGTCCTCGTCGCGCTGGCCGCCGCGCACCCGGACCCGGCGCTCGCCAAGGCCGTCCGCCGGGCCGCCTTCCAGGTGCACACCGGAGGCGCGTGACGCCGCGCCCCTGCGATCAGGCCGGTATCTGCGGCGCGTACGTCCCGAAGCTCCACACGTTGCCCTCGGCGTCCTTGGCCATGTAGTCCCGGGAGCCGTAGTCCTGGTCCGTCGGGGGCATCAGGATCTCCACGCCGTGCTCGACGGCCCGGCGGTGATGGGCGTCGACGTCGTCCACGACGACATAGATCCCGGTCGGGCCCGCGCCCTTCATGGCCTCGTCGAAGCGGCCGCCGCGGCCCTTCGAGCCGAGCATCACCGCGCCGTTCCCGTAGGTCAGCTCGGCGTGCATCACCGAGCCGCCCTCGCCCTCGTGCACGGCCGCGGCGGTGAAGCCGAACGCCGAGGTCAGCTGCTCGATCGCGGCCTTCGCGTCGGCGTACAGCAAGGACGGGTAGAAACTCGCGCGCCCCTCCCCCTTCGTACCGCTCACTGTGCTCACTCCTTCTTCGCCGGTCGGGACTGTGCTGCCGAATCCAGACTGGCACCCGGCACTGACAATCCGCCCGGCGAGCCGGCCGCGCTCACCGGAACGTGTTGCACCGCGCCATGTCGCCGGTGCGGTAGCCCTCGTAGAACCACTCCTGGCGCTGCTGGGCCGAGCCGTGCGTCCAGGACTCGGGCGTCACCCGGCCCTGGAACTTCTCCTGGATCCGGTCGTCGCCGACGGCGGCCGCCGCGTCCAGGCCGTCGCGGATGTCCGCGTCGGTGAGGTTCGTGATCAGCGGCTTGCCCGTCTTGTCGTCGGGCGTCGTCGTCGCGTGGTGCGCCCACACCCCTGCGTAGCAGTCCGCCTGGAGCTCGACCCGCACCGCGTTGCTGTTCTGGCCCGTACGCCCGTCCTGGGAGCGCTGGAGCGTCCCCATCAGGTTCTGGACGTGGTGTCCGTACTCGTGCGCCACCACGTACGCCTGCGCGAAGGGTCCGCCGCTGGAGCCGAACTTGGTGCGCAGGTCGTTGAAGAAGCCCAGGTCCAGATAGACCTTGCGGTCGCCCGGGCAGTAGAACGGCCCGACCGCCGAGGTCGCCGTGCCGCACGCCGTCTGGACCTGGCCGGTGAAGAACACGGTCTGCGCGGGGGAGTAGGTGCCCCTGCGGTCGCGGAACTCCTGACGCCAGTAGTCCTGGACGCTGTTGACGACCGCCACGATGCGGCAGTCCTCCTTGCTGTTCGCGTCCTGGCCCGTACGGCAGTCCTGGCTCACCTGGGCCGCGGACGAGACGGTGGTGTCGGGTTCGCCGCCGCCGGAGGACAGGCCGAATTCGTCGGTGCCGAAGAAGAGGCCGACCAGAAGGGCGAGCAGCCCCGCGAGGCCGCCGCCGATGGTCCGCCGGCCGCCGGGGACCCGGCGCCTGTCCTGGACCTCGGAGGTGTCCAGGTCGGCGTCGTCGTCGAACTGCATGGCCGCACCGCCCTCTGCCGCACGTCAGGGGCGGCGGCCGCCGCCCAACGCCCACTATCAGACACTTCGTGGCGGTCTGCCCCTCGGCCCCGGAACAGCACGGCGGAAACCTGTTTGCATCGTCCCGTTAGACTTGGCCCATGGCCATTCTCCGCACGCACTAGACGGCTCATCGCCCTCAGTAGCCCTTCCGCCGTCCATTCCCTGCTCAGGAGTCTGTCCGTGATCACCGCTT
The DNA window shown above is from Streptomyces sp. NBC_01445 and carries:
- a CDS encoding alpha/beta hydrolase, whose protein sequence is MRTARATAAAVTAVIGAGAAAIAAGRFASDAALKAPAGRPLPTEPRLTVHATAAGQITLTRDLASLRPGTYGLSGDGFHAVVGPVLESAPHAADAVVRRLERVTHGSLEPGAKAWLTPQVHIGDPKAALGLDHADIDIPGELGALPAWFVPGARDTWIITVHGLGTTREHPMVLMDFLHRHRFPVLDLAYRGDLGAPRSPDGLGHLGETEWRDLDAAIRYAVRYGAQRVIVHGWSTGAAMALHAAAHSALRDRISGLVLDSPVLAWDVTLRALAEARRIPRPLLPLAVRAAQGRTGLHGDRLDTAAHPEALKVPTLLMHGPDDEIAPWALSRELAARRPDLVSLHTVDNAPHGAMWNADPQTYEETLRRFLTPLM
- a CDS encoding VOC family protein, with amino-acid sequence MSGTKGEGRASFYPSLLYADAKAAIEQLTSAFGFTAAAVHEGEGGSVMHAELTYGNGAVMLGSKGRGGRFDEAMKGAGPTGIYVVVDDVDAHHRRAVEHGVEILMPPTDQDYGSRDYMAKDAEGNVWSFGTYAPQIPA
- the ypfJ gene encoding KPN_02809 family neutral zinc metallopeptidase, coding for MQFDDDADLDTSEVQDRRRVPGGRRTIGGGLAGLLALLVGLFFGTDEFGLSSGGGEPDTTVSSAAQVSQDCRTGQDANSKEDCRIVAVVNSVQDYWRQEFRDRRGTYSPAQTVFFTGQVQTACGTATSAVGPFYCPGDRKVYLDLGFFNDLRTKFGSSGGPFAQAYVVAHEYGHHVQNLMGTLQRSQDGRTGQNSNAVRVELQADCYAGVWAHHATTTPDDKTGKPLITNLTDADIRDGLDAAAAVGDDRIQEKFQGRVTPESWTHGSAQQRQEWFYEGYRTGDMARCNTFR